One genomic region from Pseudoduganella lutea encodes:
- the mutL gene encoding DNA mismatch repair endonuclease MutL, producing the protein MNAPIPHRPIQALPDQLISQIAAGEVVERPSAVVKELLENALDAGGSQITVRLEEGGVKRICITDNGKGIPPEQMPLALARHATSKIASLDDLENVNTLGFRGEALASIASVAVVKLTSRTADAAHAWELEGSHLGTVQPSSGAPGTTVNVQDLYYNTPARRKFLKSEQTEFGHCAEVVRRIALARPDVTFTLTHNGRTIDHWIASDMAKRSAQILGEAFAEARIAIDEASGVLRLHGFAGLPTASKSRADCQYFYVNGRFVRDKVLVHAVRAAYEDVLHGDRFPSYVLALELDPALVDVNVHPSKIEVRFRDSRAVHQFVFHAVQRALAQTSATAHGAIPAPLPAAQTLGGDVPLSGHAWRPQQQTSFGAMMNPTYTPTFSPSPFGARDGGGVAQSTERYGALFADAEPPRAAEQGAPYAIPQPASYTATSAALAHEEFPLGFALAQLHGIYILAQNSKGLVLVDMHAAHERILYEQLKNALDAQVAGTDMQVQSLLIPVTFYADAVEVGTVQEHGDTLKALGFDIAVLSPTTLAVRAVPALLKNADAQTLARDVLRDVREFGGSRVLIERRNELLGTLACHTAVRANRILSAPEMNALLRQMESTERADQCNHGRPTWVQVEISALDKLFLRGQ; encoded by the coding sequence ATGAACGCCCCGATTCCTCACCGCCCGATCCAGGCGCTTCCCGACCAGCTCATTTCCCAGATCGCCGCCGGCGAGGTCGTCGAGCGGCCCTCCGCCGTCGTCAAGGAGCTGCTGGAGAACGCGCTGGACGCCGGCGGCAGCCAGATCACGGTCCGGCTCGAGGAAGGCGGCGTCAAGCGTATCTGCATCACCGACAACGGCAAGGGCATTCCGCCCGAGCAGATGCCGCTGGCGCTGGCGCGGCACGCCACGTCAAAGATCGCCTCGCTGGACGACCTGGAAAACGTCAACACGCTGGGCTTTCGCGGCGAGGCGCTGGCCTCGATCGCCTCGGTCGCGGTCGTCAAGCTGACGTCGCGCACGGCCGATGCGGCCCACGCATGGGAACTGGAAGGCTCGCACCTGGGCACGGTGCAGCCGTCGTCCGGCGCCCCCGGCACCACCGTCAACGTGCAGGACCTGTACTACAACACCCCGGCGCGCCGCAAGTTCCTGAAATCGGAGCAGACCGAGTTCGGCCACTGCGCCGAAGTCGTGCGCCGCATCGCGCTGGCGCGGCCGGACGTGACATTCACGCTCACGCACAACGGCCGCACGATCGATCACTGGATCGCCAGCGACATGGCCAAGCGCAGCGCGCAGATCCTTGGCGAAGCGTTTGCCGAAGCGCGCATCGCCATCGACGAAGCTTCCGGCGTGCTGCGGCTGCACGGCTTCGCCGGCTTGCCGACGGCGTCGAAGTCGCGTGCCGATTGCCAGTATTTCTACGTGAACGGGCGTTTCGTGCGCGACAAGGTGCTGGTGCACGCGGTGCGCGCAGCCTATGAAGACGTGCTGCACGGCGACCGCTTCCCTTCCTACGTGCTGGCACTGGAGCTGGACCCGGCGCTGGTGGACGTGAACGTGCACCCGTCGAAGATCGAGGTGCGCTTCCGCGACAGCCGCGCCGTGCACCAGTTCGTGTTCCACGCGGTGCAGCGCGCGCTGGCGCAAACGTCCGCCACGGCCCACGGCGCCATTCCGGCGCCCCTGCCCGCCGCGCAGACGCTGGGCGGCGACGTTCCGCTCAGCGGCCATGCCTGGCGCCCGCAGCAGCAAACGTCGTTCGGCGCGATGATGAACCCCACCTACACGCCCACGTTCTCGCCGTCGCCCTTCGGAGCGCGCGATGGCGGCGGCGTGGCGCAGAGCACGGAACGCTACGGTGCGCTGTTCGCGGATGCGGAACCGCCGCGCGCCGCCGAACAGGGCGCGCCGTACGCGATCCCGCAGCCGGCGTCATACACCGCCACCTCGGCCGCCCTCGCCCACGAGGAATTCCCGCTCGGCTTCGCGCTGGCGCAACTGCACGGCATCTACATCCTGGCGCAGAACAGCAAGGGCCTCGTGCTGGTGGACATGCACGCCGCGCACGAACGCATCCTGTACGAACAGCTCAAGAACGCGCTCGACGCGCAGGTCGCCGGCACCGACATGCAGGTGCAGTCGCTGCTGATCCCCGTCACCTTCTATGCCGATGCGGTGGAAGTGGGCACGGTGCAGGAACATGGCGACACGCTGAAGGCGCTCGGCTTCGACATTGCCGTGCTGTCGCCCACCACGCTGGCGGTGCGCGCCGTGCCGGCCCTGCTGAAGAACGCCGATGCGCAAACGCTGGCGCGCGACGTGCTGCGCGACGTGCGCGAATTCGGCGGCTCGCGCGTGCTGATCGAGCGCCGCAACGAACTGCTCGGCACCCTCGCCTGCCACACGGCCGTGCGCGCCAACCGCATCCTGTCCGCGCCGGAAATGAACGCGCTGCTGCGCCAGATGGAAAGCACGGAACGCGCGGACCAGTGCAACCATGGCCGCCCCACCTGGGTACAGGTCGAAATCTCCGCCCTCGATAAACTCTTCCTCCGCGGGCAGTGA
- a CDS encoding peptidylprolyl isomerase, producing the protein MTRWPFYFLASLAAMPLAARELPPKPSVADVIKASQASEWRPLDPASTLYLELPAGRVVIELAPAFAPNHADNIRALVREGYFDGLAILRAQDNFVVQWGDPDEANPRKPKTAKEKLAGEFTVPLKNDRDFTRLPDRDGYAPQVGHSNGFPSARDPKTGQAWLAHCYGMVGVGRDVDADSANGGALYAVIGQAPRQLDRNITVVGRVVDGMPLLSVMPRGPGAMGFYEDAVQRVTIKSVKLAADVPEAQRSKLEVMRTASASFKAVAEASRNRGGPWTKVAAGHVDLCNVPIPVRQGGT; encoded by the coding sequence ATGACCCGCTGGCCCTTCTATTTTCTCGCCTCTCTCGCCGCAATGCCACTGGCGGCAAGGGAATTGCCGCCGAAACCATCGGTGGCGGATGTCATCAAGGCGTCGCAGGCGAGCGAATGGCGCCCGCTCGACCCGGCCAGCACGCTGTACCTGGAACTGCCGGCCGGGCGCGTCGTCATCGAACTGGCGCCGGCATTCGCGCCCAACCATGCCGACAATATCCGCGCCCTGGTGCGCGAAGGCTATTTCGACGGCCTGGCGATCCTGCGCGCGCAGGACAACTTCGTGGTGCAGTGGGGCGACCCGGACGAAGCCAATCCACGCAAGCCGAAAACGGCAAAGGAAAAGCTGGCCGGCGAGTTCACGGTCCCGCTGAAGAACGACCGGGATTTCACGCGCCTGCCGGACCGGGACGGCTATGCGCCGCAGGTGGGCCACTCGAACGGTTTCCCGTCCGCGCGCGATCCCAAGACCGGCCAGGCCTGGCTGGCGCACTGCTACGGCATGGTGGGCGTGGGCCGCGACGTGGACGCGGACAGCGCCAATGGCGGCGCGCTGTACGCCGTGATCGGCCAGGCGCCGCGCCAGCTGGACCGCAATATCACCGTGGTGGGCCGCGTCGTGGACGGCATGCCGCTGCTGTCGGTCATGCCGCGCGGCCCCGGCGCGATGGGGTTTTATGAAGACGCGGTACAACGCGTGACGATCAAGTCGGTGAAGCTGGCGGCCGACGTGCCGGAAGCACAGCGCAGCAAGCTTGAAGTGATGCGCACGGCCTCGGCCAGCTTCAAGGCAGTGGCCGAGGCCTCGCGCAACCGCGGTGGCCCATGGACCAAGGTGGCCGCCGGCCACGTCGACCTGTGCAACGTGCCGATCCCGGTGCGCCAGGGCGGCACCTGA
- a CDS encoding VTT domain-containing protein — protein sequence MDFVHLMEMLVHVDKALDTLIAQYGTLVYAILFAIIFCETGLVVLFFFPGDTLLFIAGAFCATGHMHLGLLIFLLICAAVIGNTTNYWIGEKIGNRMFTHNYRWINRDALQRTHNFFERHGGKTIILARFVPVVRTFAPFVAGVSDMTFARFQLYNITGAVLWVVSLCVAGYFFGNMPLVRDNLTTIVLIGVSVAIVPMALGGLWKVGRRILGR from the coding sequence ATGGATTTCGTTCATTTGATGGAAATGCTGGTTCACGTCGACAAGGCGCTGGACACGCTGATTGCGCAGTACGGCACGCTGGTCTACGCGATCCTGTTTGCCATCATCTTTTGCGAGACGGGCCTCGTGGTCCTGTTCTTCTTTCCCGGCGATACGCTGCTGTTCATTGCCGGCGCGTTCTGCGCCACCGGCCACATGCACCTGGGCTTGCTGATCTTCCTGCTCATTTGCGCCGCGGTGATCGGTAATACGACGAATTACTGGATCGGCGAGAAGATCGGCAACCGCATGTTCACGCACAATTACCGCTGGATCAACCGCGACGCGTTGCAGCGCACGCACAACTTCTTCGAGCGCCATGGCGGCAAGACCATCATCCTGGCGCGCTTCGTGCCGGTGGTGCGCACCTTCGCCCCCTTCGTGGCCGGGGTGTCGGACATGACGTTTGCCCGCTTCCAGCTCTATAACATCACCGGTGCCGTACTGTGGGTGGTATCGCTGTGCGTGGCGGGTTACTTCTTCGGCAACATGCCCCTGGTGCGCGACAACCTGACGACGATCGTGCTGATCGGCGTTAGCGTGGCGATCGTGCCGATGGCGCTGGGCGGCCTATGGAAGGTCGGCCGCCGCATTCTCGGCCGTTGA
- a CDS encoding carbonic anhydrase, with amino-acid sequence MRKLIALTACCLAFGAAGANEPPTKIAGVQPSSPARADAMGVGDLKGRLEKAAKGGKPVRKLSEREQEEEAEAALSARIAERLAQMKANQAARHAAAARARKAAQAAQATKAAYTVPQPAPANGTFWTYEGEFGPANWSKINAAWNKCNGGERQSPIDIRDGIKVDLEQISFEYRPSGFTVTDNGHTVQVALGAGNYLSVGGRSYELQQLHFHRPAEERVNGKTYEMGIHLVHKDTEGRTAVLALMLQRGRAQPAIQTVWNNLPLEKKETSAPSIVFNPGDLLPERRDYYTYMGSLSEPPCTEGVLWLVMKEPLQASGEQMALFSRLYPLNARPVQAAAGRLIKESQ; translated from the coding sequence ATGCGCAAGCTGATTGCCCTTACCGCGTGCTGCCTCGCCTTCGGCGCGGCCGGCGCCAATGAACCTCCGACGAAGATCGCCGGCGTGCAGCCGTCGTCGCCCGCGCGCGCAGATGCGATGGGCGTTGGCGACCTGAAAGGCAGGCTGGAAAAAGCGGCAAAGGGGGGCAAGCCCGTGCGCAAGCTGTCCGAGCGCGAGCAGGAAGAGGAAGCCGAAGCGGCGCTGTCGGCCAGGATCGCCGAACGGCTGGCGCAGATGAAGGCCAACCAGGCTGCCCGCCATGCGGCCGCCGCCAGGGCGCGCAAGGCCGCGCAGGCTGCACAGGCCACAAAGGCCGCCTACACTGTCCCCCAGCCGGCGCCGGCCAATGGCACGTTCTGGACCTATGAAGGTGAATTCGGCCCGGCCAACTGGAGCAAGATCAACGCCGCCTGGAACAAGTGCAATGGCGGCGAGCGCCAGTCGCCCATCGATATCCGCGACGGCATCAAGGTCGATCTCGAGCAGATCTCGTTCGAATACCGTCCTTCCGGCTTTACCGTCACCGACAATGGCCACACCGTGCAGGTCGCGCTGGGTGCCGGCAATTATCTGTCCGTGGGCGGGCGCAGCTACGAATTGCAGCAGTTGCACTTCCACCGCCCGGCCGAAGAGCGCGTCAATGGCAAGACCTACGAGATGGGCATCCACCTCGTGCACAAGGATACCGAAGGCCGCACCGCCGTGCTGGCGCTGATGCTGCAGCGGGGCCGCGCGCAGCCGGCGATCCAGACGGTATGGAACAACCTGCCACTGGAAAAGAAGGAAACGTCCGCGCCGTCGATCGTGTTCAATCCGGGCGACCTGCTGCCCGAGCGGCGCGACTATTACACCTACATGGGTTCGCTCAGCGAGCCGCCTTGCACCGAAGGCGTGCTGTGGCTGGTGATGAAGGAACCGCTGCAGGCTTCCGGCGAGCAGATGGCGCTGTTCTCGCGGCTGTATCCGCTCAATGCGCGACCGGTGCAGGCTGCCGCCGGGCGGCTGATCAAGGAGTCACAGTAA
- a CDS encoding D-hexose-6-phosphate mutarotase, translated as MQSTTFGQLPAVTIAAPDGAQATIALYGAHLVSWQTPDKRERLFMSDASPRDGSAAIRGGVPVIFPQFSTRGTGQRHGVARLSHWRLGDHGNDATTAWAEFLLTHEDVPAELAQGWPHAFSLALRFTLKPDALEMRYHVRNTDTEPFDFACALHTYFQVEEFTRTVLAGLPDGSPLHFGPPLDNIYPAPAELALHPGSGALRLQQEGFTEFVVWNPGAEAAAKLTDLRDDEWQRFVCIEPARVDKQPLAAGAAWTGVHTITVQP; from the coding sequence ATGCAATCGACGACGTTCGGCCAGCTCCCGGCCGTGACCATCGCCGCGCCCGACGGCGCGCAAGCCACCATCGCACTGTATGGCGCGCACCTGGTGTCGTGGCAGACGCCCGACAAGCGCGAACGCCTGTTCATGAGCGATGCGTCGCCGCGCGACGGCAGTGCCGCCATTCGCGGCGGCGTGCCGGTGATCTTCCCGCAATTCTCCACGCGCGGCACCGGCCAGCGCCACGGCGTGGCCCGGCTGTCGCACTGGCGCCTGGGCGACCATGGCAACGACGCCACGACCGCATGGGCCGAATTCCTGCTGACGCACGAGGACGTGCCGGCCGAACTGGCGCAGGGCTGGCCGCATGCCTTTTCGCTGGCGCTGCGCTTCACGCTGAAGCCGGATGCGCTGGAGATGCGTTATCACGTGCGCAACACGGATACCGAACCGTTCGACTTTGCCTGCGCGCTGCACACGTATTTCCAGGTCGAGGAATTCACCCGCACCGTGCTGGCCGGCCTGCCGGACGGATCGCCGCTGCATTTCGGCCCGCCGCTGGACAACATCTACCCTGCCCCGGCCGAACTGGCGCTGCATCCCGGCAGCGGCGCGCTGCGCCTGCAGCAGGAAGGGTTCACGGAATTCGTTGTCTGGAATCCGGGCGCCGAGGCCGCGGCGAAACTGACGGACCTGCGCGACGACGAATGGCAGCGCTTCGTGTGCATCGAACCGGCCCGGGTCGACAAGCAGCCGCTGGCTGCCGGCGCGGCATGGACCGGCGTGCATACCATCACCGTCCAGCCATGA